The following are encoded in a window of Mycobacterium sp. ELW1 genomic DNA:
- a CDS encoding GGDEF domain-containing protein, which produces MLRWGALPPRHADQYDWISVYLHDRNQQGIWRTLIFTATLALASSTALMIKSPQGPDGPVAVTVCVAAAALALAAAVPFLLRWPTRRQSLLFSFTSTATIAAAALSYSNDYVGLMGCATFAVIGGFVAYFHTAHEVVANGAIAAVCAVILAARLVSSSGDIYLTAAAVAIVATLNVGLPFGVLSLAQTLRVDLRSSGRDPLTGLHNRRSFHQSAYELIMRNDSEAGRLIVIVIDLDSFKKLNDTAGHAAGDAALILISEALADNCGLSAIIGRSGGEEFVIADVDHPDSPDVVAERLRQAIAELPVPVTASIGTACAPLKNDSQVNLRLLDEIVEAADAAMYAAKRAGGNQVCHASEMPADGGHQPSARRGRTQQNKVSNPE; this is translated from the coding sequence ATGCTTCGGTGGGGAGCGCTGCCACCACGTCACGCTGACCAATACGACTGGATCAGCGTCTACCTGCATGATCGCAACCAGCAGGGAATCTGGCGGACGCTGATCTTCACCGCGACCCTGGCTCTCGCGTCGTCGACCGCGTTGATGATCAAGAGCCCGCAGGGGCCGGACGGCCCGGTGGCCGTCACGGTCTGCGTCGCCGCGGCCGCGTTGGCGTTGGCGGCGGCGGTCCCCTTTCTGCTGCGTTGGCCCACCCGCCGCCAGTCGTTGCTGTTCTCGTTCACCTCGACCGCGACCATCGCCGCCGCCGCGCTGTCGTACTCCAATGACTACGTGGGCCTGATGGGGTGCGCGACGTTCGCCGTGATCGGCGGCTTTGTCGCCTACTTCCACACCGCCCACGAGGTGGTGGCCAACGGCGCGATAGCCGCGGTCTGCGCGGTGATCCTGGCCGCTCGGCTCGTTTCCTCGTCCGGCGACATCTATCTGACGGCCGCGGCGGTGGCAATCGTCGCAACGCTCAACGTCGGCCTGCCGTTCGGCGTCCTGTCGCTGGCGCAGACGCTGCGCGTCGACCTGCGCAGCTCTGGCCGCGATCCGCTGACCGGGCTGCACAACCGGCGGTCGTTCCACCAGTCGGCCTACGAGCTGATCATGCGCAACGACAGCGAGGCCGGCCGACTCATCGTCATCGTCATCGACCTGGACAGCTTCAAGAAACTCAATGACACCGCGGGCCACGCGGCCGGCGACGCCGCGCTGATCCTGATCAGCGAGGCGCTGGCCGACAACTGTGGCCTCTCCGCCATCATCGGCAGGTCCGGCGGCGAGGAATTCGTCATCGCCGACGTCGACCACCCCGATTCGCCGGATGTCGTTGCCGAACGGCTGCGCCAGGCGATCGCCGAGCTGCCGGTACCGGTGACGGCGAGCATCGGCACCGCCTGCGCACCGCTGAAAAACGACTCCCAAGTCAACCTGCGGCTCCTCGACGAAATCGTCGAGGCCGCCGATGCCGCGATGTACGCCGCCAAGCGCGCCGGCGGAAATCAGGTCTGCCACGCCTCCGAGATGCCCGCCGACGGGGGCCATCAGCCATCGGCGCGCCGCGGACGAACTCAGCAGAACAAGGTGAGCAACCCAGAGTGA
- a CDS encoding diguanylate cyclase produces the protein MPSSSRRRPSLRALIFCSVGAITLVFVASMTASIAGRITVGNALHNLGDRLIPIRNQSSELSRAFVDQETGQRAYLLTGNPIALDLYEAGTATVNRLVPELQRELVGMPYADDLRALFAEEVAVAAIWKSRAADPQIAALKTGSVPRALLNQMVLDAKNLFDPLRERFRAVNARLDKLITEEIEHIRSVLRTASNSQWIALSLLVVSVVGCIITVRRMLTQPVSRLVRSVRAVADGDYDQPIGQGGPREIAEISAAVDDMRNRLRELARIDSVTGLVNRGETLARFDAALKDPQARLGVLYCDMDHFKQINDTWGHAVGDAVLSTIAARMRECVHLEDTVGRIGGDEILILLPGVESTEKAVEVGERIRALAAEPIHQFGLTITTTLSIGATSSAPGESSATVTARADAAMYRAKQAGRNAVAGLDENQGLSTSAHSWQN, from the coding sequence GTGCCTAGTTCGAGCAGGCGGCGGCCATCCCTGCGAGCGCTGATCTTCTGTTCCGTCGGCGCCATAACGCTGGTGTTCGTCGCGTCGATGACGGCATCGATCGCGGGTCGGATCACCGTCGGCAACGCACTGCACAACCTCGGTGACCGGCTGATCCCGATCAGGAACCAAAGCTCTGAACTGAGTCGCGCGTTCGTCGACCAGGAGACCGGACAGCGGGCGTATCTGTTGACCGGCAATCCGATCGCGCTCGACCTGTACGAGGCCGGAACCGCCACCGTCAACCGCCTGGTGCCCGAACTCCAGCGGGAGCTGGTCGGCATGCCGTACGCCGACGACCTGCGCGCGTTGTTCGCCGAAGAGGTGGCCGTCGCCGCGATATGGAAGAGCCGGGCCGCTGACCCGCAGATCGCCGCACTCAAAACCGGGTCGGTTCCGCGCGCCCTGCTCAATCAGATGGTCCTCGACGCGAAGAATCTGTTCGACCCGCTCCGAGAACGTTTCCGAGCGGTCAACGCCCGGCTCGACAAGCTCATCACCGAGGAGATCGAGCACATCCGCTCGGTGCTCCGCACCGCGAGCAACAGCCAGTGGATCGCCCTGAGTCTCCTCGTGGTCAGCGTCGTCGGATGCATCATCACGGTGCGACGCATGCTCACCCAGCCCGTCTCACGGTTGGTGCGCTCAGTGCGCGCGGTGGCCGACGGCGACTACGACCAGCCCATCGGCCAGGGCGGTCCCCGCGAGATCGCGGAGATCTCGGCTGCCGTGGACGACATGCGCAACCGGCTCCGGGAACTGGCCCGCATCGACAGCGTCACCGGTCTGGTGAACCGCGGGGAGACGCTGGCCCGTTTCGACGCTGCGCTCAAGGACCCGCAGGCTCGACTGGGTGTCCTGTACTGCGATATGGACCACTTCAAACAGATCAACGACACCTGGGGCCACGCCGTGGGAGACGCCGTGCTGTCGACCATCGCCGCCCGAATGCGTGAGTGCGTCCATCTGGAAGACACCGTGGGCCGGATCGGCGGCGACGAGATACTGATTCTCCTTCCGGGTGTCGAGAGCACCGAAAAGGCCGTTGAGGTAGGTGAACGGATTCGCGCACTCGCTGCGGAACCCATCCACCAATTCGGTTTGACGATCACCACGACCCTGAGCATCGGGGCCACGTCGTCCGCACCCGGCGAATCGAGCGCGACCGTCACCGCCCGGGCCGACGCCGCGATGTACCGAGCCAAGCAGGCCGGCCGAAACGCCGTCGCCGGACTCGACGAGAACCAAGGACTGAGCACTTCGGCTCATAGCTGGCAAAATTGA
- a CDS encoding GGDEF domain-containing protein has translation MNDQRASGPGNQAGGPLARWWRLPDQFEWLSGYLRARGLAWPTKVLMAMMSAGLILMGAATPTMRNVPPVWAWTFGTAAVLTGITYSTLWLRGWLSRRQSLRMACFGSSLIAVGCVMQTYPMVALMGCTGMAVIGGYAAFFHNSKAITFIVVLGMAVGALCAIRVVPHYGWAVAAAGWWLVVELNLAVPLAIQAVMRTMGADVVRSDQDPLTGVLNRRAFYERASLLLTSPGHDMHLIVVMIDLDEFKKLNDAYGHIAGDQALTAVGWALRENSNSSAIIGRFGGEEFIVVDAVPAELAEELATQLCQAIAALPQPVTASVGAAIVRWDSVAAMDDLIRAADAAMYAAKRAGGNQTRISRPARVDR, from the coding sequence GTGAACGACCAGCGGGCCTCCGGACCGGGCAACCAGGCCGGGGGGCCGCTCGCGCGATGGTGGCGGTTACCCGACCAGTTCGAGTGGCTGTCCGGGTATTTGAGGGCGCGCGGCCTGGCCTGGCCCACCAAAGTGCTGATGGCGATGATGTCGGCGGGCCTGATTTTGATGGGTGCGGCCACCCCGACCATGCGCAACGTCCCACCGGTGTGGGCGTGGACATTCGGCACCGCCGCGGTGCTCACCGGGATCACCTACAGCACCCTGTGGCTGCGCGGCTGGCTGAGCCGGCGGCAATCGCTGCGAATGGCCTGCTTCGGCAGCTCGCTCATTGCCGTCGGCTGCGTGATGCAGACCTATCCCATGGTCGCCCTGATGGGCTGCACCGGCATGGCCGTCATCGGCGGCTACGCCGCGTTCTTCCACAACTCGAAAGCGATCACGTTCATCGTCGTCCTCGGGATGGCCGTCGGTGCCCTGTGCGCGATCCGCGTGGTGCCGCACTACGGGTGGGCCGTTGCCGCCGCGGGGTGGTGGTTGGTCGTCGAACTGAATCTCGCGGTTCCCCTGGCGATTCAAGCGGTCATGCGCACCATGGGCGCCGATGTTGTGCGCTCCGATCAGGATCCGCTCACCGGCGTCCTCAATCGGCGCGCGTTCTACGAACGGGCGTCGCTGCTACTGACATCCCCCGGACACGATATGCACCTCATCGTCGTGATGATCGATCTCGACGAGTTCAAGAAACTCAACGACGCCTACGGTCACATCGCCGGTGATCAGGCCCTGACCGCCGTCGGCTGGGCGCTTCGCGAGAACAGCAACAGTTCGGCGATCATCGGGCGGTTCGGCGGCGAGGAGTTCATCGTGGTCGACGCCGTGCCCGCCGAGCTGGCCGAGGAATTAGCCACCCAGCTGTGCCAGGCGATCGCCGCGCTGCCTCAACCGGTGACTGCCAGTGTCGGCGCGGCCATCGTGCGGTGGGACAGTGTCGCCGCGATGGACGATCTGATCCGGGCGGCCGACGCCGCGATGTACGCAGCCAAGCGGGCCGGCGGCAACCAGACCCGGATCAGCCGGCCGGCCCGCGTCGACCGCTGA
- a CDS encoding YdeI/OmpD-associated family protein, translating into MGTQTVPGGVVHELPADLRTALLGNDTALAAWNDITPLARNEFICWVEDAKQQKTRERRIRRTQEELEEGMRRPCCWPGCKHRERTGKA; encoded by the coding sequence ATGGGCACGCAAACGGTCCCCGGCGGAGTGGTACACGAGCTTCCGGCAGATTTGCGGACCGCGCTGCTGGGCAACGACACCGCGCTGGCGGCCTGGAACGACATCACGCCGCTGGCGCGCAACGAGTTCATCTGCTGGGTCGAGGACGCCAAGCAGCAGAAGACTCGCGAGCGGCGCATCCGCCGGACCCAGGAGGAACTGGAAGAAGGTATGCGCCGGCCCTGTTGCTGGCCGGGCTGCAAGCACCGCGAGCGAACCGGCAAGGCTTAG
- a CDS encoding TetR/AcrR family transcriptional regulator C-terminal domain-containing protein, with amino-acid sequence MGRPPTPLLSTDRIASAAMDLVRATGEFTMPDLARKLQVSPSSLYNHVSGRGQIVELLRERAMSEVQLPDDQPDRPWAEAVADILRSYRRSYARYPRLIPLLTAYAVNSSHAIRMYNMLAVTLHRAGFDAADTLRAITLMDCFVLGSALDLAAPEEPWESGAEVGPELAAALATGAPKPARADDAFEFGLAVLLRGLTPRG; translated from the coding sequence TGTTGTCGACCGACCGGATCGCGTCGGCCGCCATGGACCTGGTGCGTGCCACCGGCGAATTCACCATGCCCGACCTGGCGCGCAAATTGCAGGTCAGTCCGTCATCGCTCTACAACCACGTGTCGGGCCGCGGCCAGATCGTCGAGCTGCTGCGCGAGCGCGCGATGTCCGAGGTGCAGCTTCCCGACGATCAACCGGACCGCCCGTGGGCTGAGGCGGTCGCCGACATCCTGCGGTCCTACCGGCGGAGTTACGCCCGGTATCCGCGGCTGATTCCCCTGTTGACCGCCTACGCCGTGAACAGCAGTCACGCCATCCGGATGTACAACATGTTGGCGGTGACCCTGCACCGCGCCGGGTTCGACGCCGCCGACACCCTGCGGGCCATCACGTTGATGGACTGCTTCGTGCTGGGGTCCGCGCTGGATCTGGCCGCACCCGAGGAGCCGTGGGAATCGGGTGCCGAGGTCGGGCCCGAGCTGGCCGCCGCGCTGGCGACCGGTGCGCCCAAGCCGGCGCGGGCCGACGACGCATTCGAGTTCGGGTTGGCGGTACTGCTGCGCGGCCTCACGCCACGCGGCTAA